A window of the Pungitius pungitius chromosome 3, fPunPun2.1, whole genome shotgun sequence genome harbors these coding sequences:
- the serpine2 gene encoding glia-derived nexin, whose product MMMMMMKRLWLLCLCALVTAYGHKASQAPSYAERGSDLGMRVFQQVARSKPLENVVLSPHGVASVLGMLLPGAHGDTRKQLLNGLRYKKNGPYRMLKKLHKTLTAKSNQDVVLIANAMFSQDGFPMEEAFVSANKANFQCESRSLDFGDPRRAADEINQWVGNKTKGHIPSLIKADMLDPALTRLVAVDAIYFKGLWKSRFQPEDTKMRAFTGGNGEVLKVPMMSQLSVFSIGIAATPQGLKYKVIELPYHGNAVSMLIVLPLEEDTPLSSVIPHISTAAVHNWTKLMNARKVRLLIPKFTADAEVDLEASLSALGITDMFIEGKADFRHLSAEPVHVSKALQKAKVVVDEDGTKAAAATTAILLARSSPPWVTVDRPFLFLIRHTQTGTVLFMGQINQP is encoded by the exons atgatgatgatgatgatgaagcgcCTCTGGCTGCTGTGCCTCTGCGCGCTGGTGACCGCGTACGGCCACAAGGCGTCCCAGGCCCCCTCCTACGCCGAGCGGGGCTCCGACCTTGGCATGCGGGTGTTCCAGCAGGTGGCTCGCTCCAAGCCTCTGGAGAACGTGGTGCTCTCCCCCCACGGCGTGGCCTCCGTCCTGGGGATGTTGCTGCCGGGGGCCCACGGAGACACTCGGAAGCAACTCCTCAACGGCCTCCGCTACAAGAAGAACG GCCCGTACAGGATGTTGAAGAAGCTGCACAAGACCCTGACGGCCAAGTCCAACCAGGACGTGGTGCTGATCGCCAACGCCATGTTCAGCCAGGACGGCTTCCCCATGGAGGAGGCCTTCGTGTCCGCCAACAAAGCCAACTTCCAATGCGAGAGCCGCAGCCTGGACTTCGGCGACCCCCGCCGGGCGGCGGATGAGATCAACCAGTGGGTCGGCAATAAGACCAAAG GTCACATCCCCAGCTTGATCAAAGCGGACATGCTGGATCCGGCTCTGACCCGTCTGGTCGCCGTGGACGCCATCTACTTCAAAGGCTTGTGGAAGTCTCGCTTCCAGCCAGAGGACACCAAGATGAGGGCCTTCACCGGGGGCAACGGGGAAGTCCTCAAAGTCCCGATGATGTCCCAACTGTCCGTCTTCAGCATCG GGATCGCTGCCACGCCTCAAGGCCTGAAATACAAGGTGATCGAGCTGCCGTATCACGGCAACGCCGTCAGCATGTTGATTGTTCTGCCCTTGGAGGAGGACACGCCCCTTTCCAGCGTGATCCCGCACATCAGCACGGCCGCTGTGCACAACTGGACCAAACTGATGAACGCCAGAAAAGTCCGCCTCCTCATCccaaa GTTCACAGCTGATGCCGAGGTGGATTTGGAAGCCTCCCTCTCAGCGCTGGGGATCACGGACATGTTCATCGAGGGCAAAGCCGACTTCAGACACCTCA GCGCCGAGCCTGTCCACGTATCCAAGGCTCTGCAGAAAGCCAAAGTGGTGGTGGACGAGGATGGAACCAAAGCGGCAGCGGCCACTA CTGCCATCCTGCTGGCTCGGTCCTCCCCCCCCTGGGTGACGGTGGACAgacctttcctcttcctcattaGACACACGCAAACAG GTACCGTCCTCTTCATGGGCCAGATCAACCAGCCGTGA